The Klebsiella aerogenes KCTC 2190 region ACCTGCAGGGGCCGAAAATCCGCGTCTCTACCTTCAAAGAAGGCAAAATTTTCCTCAACATTGGCGACAAATTCCTGCTCGACGCCAACCTGGGTAAAGGCGAAGGCGATAAAGAAAAAGTCGGCATCGACTATAAAGGCCTGCCGGCGGACGTCGTTCCAGGCGATATCCTGCTGCTCGACGATGGACGCGTGCAGTTGAAGGTTCTGGAAGTACAGGGGATGAAAGTTTTCACCGAAGTTACCGTTGGTGGCCCGCTATCTAACAATAAAGGTATCAACAAACTCGGCGGCGGGCTGTCTGCAGAAGCGTTAACCGATAAAGACAAAGCCGACATCGTTACCGCCGCAAAAATTGGCGTTGATTACCTGGCGGTCTCCTTCCCGCGCTGCGGCGAAGACCTGAACTACGCTCGCCGTCTGGCCCGTGACGCTGGCTGCGATGCAAAAATCGTCGCTAAAGTCGAGCGTGCGGAAGCGGTCTGCGACCAGGATGCCATGGACGACGTTATTCTCGCCTCCGATGTGGTGATGGTAGCTCGAGGCGATCTCGGTGTGGAAATCGGCGATCCGGAATTGGTGGGTATCCAGAAGGCGCTGATCCGCCGCGCTCGCCAGCTTAACCGCTCGGTCATCACCGCCACGCAGATGATGGAATCAATGATTACCAATCCGATGCCGACCCGCGCGGAAGTCATGGACGTGGCGAACGCCGTACTGGACGGTACCGATGCCGTGATGCTCTCCGCGGAAACCGCTGCCGGCCAGTATCCGTCTGAAACCGTCGCCGCGATGGCGCGGGTGTGCCTGGGCGCGGAGAAGATCCCAAGTCTCAACGTTTCCAAACACCGTCTTGACGTCCAGTTCGACAATGTCGAAGAAGCGATTGCCATGTCGGCAATGTATGCGGCCAACCACCTGAAAGGCATTACCGCGATTATCACCATGACCGAGTCCGGCCGCACCGCGTTGATGACTTCACGTATCAGCTCCGGACTGCCAATTTTCGCCCTCTCCCGTCACGAGCGTACTCTGAACCTGACGGCGCTCTATCGTGGCGTAACGCCGGTGCATTTCGACAGCCATAACGACGGCGTTGCCGCCGCGCACGACGCGGTTAACCTGCTGCGTGATAAAGGCTATCTGGTCTCCGGCGACCTGGTGGTCGTCACCCAGGGCGACGTGATGAGCACCATCGGCAGCACCAACACCACCCGTATCCTGACCGTTGAGTAATCGCCTTCAGTGATGGGAAAGCCTCCTTACGGAGGCTTTTTTATGCTTGTTATCCTGGTAAATGCAGGCGCCGTAGCCCTGCTCAGCGCAGCATACAGCTTACTTCTTCGGAAACAGTTCGTTGCGCTTGTAAGGCTCGGTTTCGCCCGGCTTACGCGTCTTCAGCAGTTTAAGGATCCAGGTATACTGCTCAGGATGCGGCCTGACGAAAATCTCAACCTCTTCGTTCATACGGCGCGCAATCGTCGTATCATCAGCTTCCAGCAGATCGTCCATCGGCGGGCGCACCAGCACCGTCAGGCGATGCGTTTTACCGTCATACACCGGGAACAGCGGCACTACACGCGCGCGGCAGACTTTCATCAAACGACCAATCGCCGGAAGAGTCGCTTTATAAGTCGCGAAGAAATCGACAAATTCGCTATGCTCGGCGCCGTGATCCTGGTCGGGCAGATAATAGCCCCAGTATCCCTGGCGCACCGATTGAATAAATGGCTTGATACCATCGTTACGCGCGTGCATCCGCCCGCCGAAACGACGGCGCACGGTGTTCCAGACATAGTCAAATACCGGATTCCCCTGATTATGGAACATCGCCGCCATTTTTTGCCCACCCGAAGCCATCAGCATCGCCGGAATATCCACGCCCCAGGCGTGCGGCACTAAAAAGATGACCTTTTCATTATTACGCTGCAGCTCGTCGATGATCTCTTTCCCTTGCCAGTCAACGCGAGACATCACGCGCTGCGGATCGCGCATACCGAGTTCGGCCATCATCACCATTGCCTGCGGAGCCGACATATACATTGCATCGATGATCGCTTCACGCTCTTGCTCGCTTTTTTCCGGGAAGCAGTACAACAGGTTAATCTGCGCCCGACGACGCGAGCTCTTTGCCAGACGCCCAACGAAACGCCCCAGTTTGCCGAGAATAGGATCGCGGAAAGAGGGAGGGGTCAGCGCAATACCGGCGAAGGCGAAAACGCCCAACCACGCGCCCCAATAGCGCGGCAGTAAAAAAGATTTCTCAAATTTGGGGATAAACTCAATGTTATTTTTTTCGTTTCCATGCCCGGTCCGCAGAAGGTCTGCTCAATCAATAAAGATAATGGCTTAGTTTAGCGATACGTCACTCATCGCACAAAAGAAAAAGCCGGCGCATTACGGGCGCCGGCTTTCTGTAATGATTATTCAGGCTAATCAAAGCGCAGTTGCGGGATAACCTCTTTGGCCTGCGCCAGATAATCGGTACGATCGGAACCGGTTAAGCCTTCGGTACGCGGCAGTTTCGCCGTCAGCGGGTTAACCGCCTGCTGGTTAATCCAGACTTCATAGTGCAGGTGCGGGCCAGTAGAACGCCCGGTATTGCCCGACAGAGCGATACGATCGCCGCGTTTCACTTTCTGCCCCGGTTTCACCAGCAGCTTGCGCAGGTGCATATAGCGGGTGGTATAGGTTCGGCCATGACGCACGGCAACATAGTAGCCTGCCGCGCCGCTGCGTTTCGCCACCACCACTTCACCATCGCCGACGGAAAGCACCGGCGTGCCCTGCGGCATAGCGAAGTCAACGCCGCGATGCGGCGCGACGCGCCCGGTCACTGGATTCAGGCGACGCGGGTTGAAGTTAGACGACACGCGGAACTGACGCGAGGTCGGGAAGCGCAGGAAGCCCTTCGCCAGGCCCGTACCGTTGCGATCGTAGAATTTGCCATCTTCGGCGCGGATCGCGTAATAGTCTTTGCCATCGGAACGTAAACGCACGCCTAACAGCTGGCTCTGCTCGCGCTTGCCATCAAGCATTTCACGCGACATCAGGACAGAGAATTCATCGCCTTTTTTCAGCTTACGGAAGTCCATCTGCCACTGCATCGCTTTGATGACCGCGCTGATTTCCGAGCTGGTAAGGCCAGCATCACGGGCGCTGGAGACGAAGCTGCCGCCAACGGTGCCTTTCAGGACGTTGTTGACCCAATCCCCTTTCTGCAGCTCGCTGCTCATTTTAAAACCATTGGCGACGCGGTTATAAGTACGCGTCTCACGGCGCGACATCTCCCACGTCAAGCTTTGTAGATCGCCATCAGCGGTTAGCGTCCAGGAGAGCTGTTGACCAATTTTAAGATTACGCAGCTCTTTATCAGCAGAGGAGAGTTGAGCGATATCGCCCATATCAATACCGTACTGATTAAGAATACTGCTCAGCGTATCGCCGGTAGAAACCACATATTCATGGCCGCCGGAGTCGCTATCGGATTTGTCATCGAGCTCATCCTGCGGGATAGCTTCTTCTTCCTGCGGCGCCTGATCGATGGGTTCGGAAGCTTCCGGCAGCAGAGAGCGGATTTCGCTTTTTTCCAGCTCAATCGTTCTGACTATCGGGGCTGATTCCGGGTGGTAGATGTAGGGCCGCCAGACGGCGACCGCTAACGTTAGAACGCTCAACGACCCCAGCATAACGCGATGGGGTCGCGGCAGATTGTTGAATGCCTGAGTGACAGCGCGGGCTATCTGTTGCACGTATTCACTTCCTCGTTAATCTCCTTTCAGGCAGCTTGAATACTGATGCCCCAACTGGCTCAGGAACTGAGGGTAACTGTCTTTACCCAGCTTAATTCCGATTCCAAGTGGATCCAGGGTTCCCATGCGCACGGAGGTCCCCCTGGCAACAGCTTCGATGACCGCTGGCCTGAATTGTGGCTCAGCAAAAACGCACGTCGCTTTTTGCTCAACCAACTGTGTTCTTATTTCGTGTAAACGCTGCGCACCAGGCTGGATTTCAGGGTTGACGGTAAAATGCCCCAATGAGGTCAAACCGTAATGTTTTTCGTAGTAGCCATAGGCATCATGAAAAACGAAATACCCCTTACCTTTCACCGGCGCCAGCTCGTTACTCACCTGTTTGTCGGTTGCGGCTAATTTTGCCTCAAATTCCTTCAGGTTGGCGTCAAGTTTGGCTCGACTCTGCGGCATAAGTTCCAATAATTTATCGTGGATTGCAACCGCTGAGAGCCGCGCTATCTCTGGGGAGAGCCACAGATGCATATTGTAAATGCCGTGATGGTGATCGCCGTCACTTTTTTCGCCATTAGCATGTTCGTGACCATGTTCGTCATCGTCATCATCCGTCCCTTTGATGAGCAACGGTTTCACCCCATCCAACTGGGCGATGGTGACCTTTTTCTGCTCCGCAATGCTTTGCGTTGACTTGTCCATGAATGCTTCCATTTCTGGACCAATCCATACCACTAAGTCTGCGTTCTGTAAGCGTTTTACATCAGACGGGCGTAGTGAATAATCATGCTCGGAAGCCCCGTCAGGCAATAACACCTGAGTCTCCGTCACGCCATCGGCGATAGCGGAAGCGATAAAGCCAAGGGGTTTCATGGAAGCGACGACGGCGGCATTAGCTACCGGGGCATGAGCGAACAAAAAAGCGGCGCTAAGTCCAGCGCAAAGAAGCGTATTTTTATGTAACATAATGCGACTAATCATCGTAATGAGCGAAAGTGATGTGATATTATAACATTCAATCGCTAGTGCAACCCCTAATTTGACATGACGAATCTTGTAACGCTGGAAAAAGTCGCGGTCGTCTACGGCCAGCGGCGCGTGTTGTCTGACATTTCGCTAACGCTAAAACCAGGCAAAATTTTAACGCTTCTTGGCCCGAACGGCGCCGGGAAATCGACGCTGGTACGCGTAGTGCTCGGCCTGGTGACGCCGACCGAAGGTGCTATCCAGCGCGAGAAAAATCTGCGTATCGGCTACGTACCACAAAAACTGCATCTTGATGCTACTATGCCGCTGACGGTCAGCCGCTTTATGCGCCTGCGTCCAGGTACGCGCAAGCAGGATATTATGCCGGCGCTGCAGCGCGTGCAGGCCGGGCATCTTATCGATGCGCCAATGCAAAAACTCTCCGGCGGCGAAACCCAGCGCGTGTTGCTGGCGCGCGCCCTGCTGAATCAACCACAACTGCTGGTGCTGGATGAACCGACCCAGGGCGTCGACGTTAATGGGCAGGTAGCGCTGTATGATTTAATTAATCAACTGCGTCAGGAGCTGAACTGCGCGGTCTTAATGGTTTCCCACGATCTCCACCTGGTGATGGCCAAAACCGATGAAGTGCTGTGCCTGAACCAGCATATTTGCTGCTCCGGAACTCCGGAAGTGGTCTCGATGCACCCGGAATTTATCTCCATGTTCGGCCCGCGCGGCGCGGAACAGCTGGGGATTTATCGTCACCAACATAATCACCGCCACGACCTGCAGGGGCGGATTGTACTGCGTCGGGGAAATGGCCGCTAATGATTGAATTACTGTTACCCGGCTGGTTAGCCGGCATGATGCTTGCCTGCGCGGCGGGCCCCCTGGGTTCGTTCGTGGTCTGGCGGAGAATGTCCTACTTTGGCGATACGCTGGCGCATGCTTCGCTACTTGGGGTGGCGTTTGGGCTGCTGCTCAACGTGAATCCGTTTTATGCGGTTATCGTGGTCACGCTGCTGCTGGCGGGCGGCCTGGTGTGGCTGGAAAAACGCCCTCACCTGGCGGTCGATACCCTGCTGGGTATTATGGCCCACAGCGCGCTGTCGCTCGGTCTGGTGGTGGTGAGCCTGATGTCGAACGTTCGCGTCGACCTGATGGCCTATCTGTTTGGCGATCTGTTAGCCGTTACCCCACAGGATTTAATCTCCATTGCATTAGGCGTAGTGGTGGTGGTCGCGATATTGCTCTGGCAGTGGCGTAACCTGCTGGCGATGACCATCAGCCCTGATTTAGCGTTTGTTGACGGCGTGAAGTTACAGCGGGTTAAGCTGCTGCTGATGCTGGTGACGGCATTGACTATCGGCGTGGCAATGAAATTCGTCGGCGCGCTGATCATCACTTCGCTGTTGATAATCCCGGCCGCTACCGCCCGCCGCTTTGCCCGCACGCCGGAACAGATGGCCGCGGTAGCCGTTGGCGTGGGTATGCTGGCGGTAACCGGGGGATTAACCTTCTCGGCGTTCTACGATACCCCAGCAGGGCCTTCGGTTGTGCTGTGCGCTGCGGCGCTGTTTGTTCTGAGTATGATGAAGAAAACGGCGAGTTGATTGAAAGGCTACCCGGTAGCGCAAAGCTACCGGGTTTCATCAGGGCATTTCCGGCGGGGTAATACCGAAGTGATTCCAGGCGCGCACCGTCGCCATTCGGCCACGCGGCGTACGCTGCAGGAACCCCTGCTGAATTAAGTACGGCTCCAGCACGTCTTCAATGGTTTCCCGCTCCTCGCCAATAGCCGCCGCGAGGTTATCGAGGCCGACCGGACCACCAAAGAATTTATCGATCACCGCCAATAGCAGCTTGCGATCCATATAATCAAACCCTTCGGCATCCACGTTGAGCATATCCAGCGCCTGAGCGGCGATTTCCGCCGAGATAGAGCCATCGTGGCGCACTTCGGCAAAGTCGCGCACCCGGCGCAGCAGGCGGTTGGCGATACGCGGCGTACCGCGTGCGCGGCGGGCGACTTCCAGCGCCCCTTCCTCGCTCATCTCCAGCCCCATATGACGGGCGCTGCGACCAACGATATGCTGCAGGTCAGGCACCTGATAAAACTCGAGGCGCTGTACGATACCGAAGCGGTCGCGCAGCGGCGAAGTCAATGAGCCGGCGCGGGTGGTGGCGCCAATCAGGGTAAACGGCGGCAGATCGATTTTAATCGAGCGCGCGGCCGGGCCTTCGCCAATCATGATATCCAGCTGGTAATCTTCCATCGCCGGATATAGCACCTCTTCCACTACCGGTGAAAGGCGGTGGATTTCATCAATAAACAGGACATCATGCGGCTCAAGGTTGGTCAGCATTGCCGCCAGGTCGCCAGCCTTTTCCAGCACCGGGCCGGAGGTGGTACGCAGGTTCACGCCCATTTCGTTGGCGACGATATTGGCAAGCGTGGTTTTCCCCAACCCTGGCGGGCCAAAAATTAACAGGTGATCGAGCGCATCGCCGCGCAGTTTCGCCGCCTGGATAAAGATCTCCATCTGCGAACGCACCTGCGGCTGGCCGACGTACTCTGCGAGCAATTTGGGGCGGATAGCGCGGTCAGCGGCCTCTTCGAAACCAATGCTGTCGCCTGATACCAGCCGATCTGCTTCAATCATCCCTTACCTCACAACGCCGCGCGCAGCGCTTCGCGGATTAGCGTTTCACTGTTAGCATCCGGACGGGCGATTTTGCTCACCATCCGGCTGGCCTCTTGTGGTTTATAGCCCAGCGCCACCAGCGCGGCAACCGCTTCTTGCTCCGCGTCGTCGGCAGTTGGGCCGGCAGGCGTGGTCAGCACCAGATCGGCGGCCGGAGTAAACAGGTCGCCATGCAGGCCTTTGAAGCGATCTTTCATCTCGACGATTAAACGCTCGGCGGTTTTCTTGCCGATACCCGGCAGTTTCACCAGCGAGGCGACTTCTTCACGCTCAACCGCGTTCACAAACTGCTGCGCCGACATGCCGGAAAGGATAGCCAGCGCCAGCTTCGGCCCGACGCCGTTGGTTTTGATAAGCTCTTTAAACAGGGTGCGTTCCTGCTTGTTGTTAAAGCCGTACAGCAGCTGCGCGTCTTCGCGTACCACAAAATGGGTGAAGACGATGGCTTCCTGCCCGGCTTCCGGTAGCTCGTAGAAGCAGGTCATCGGCATATGGACTTCATAACCTACGCCCCCGGTTTCCAGTAATACCAGCGGGGGTTGCTTTTCGAGAATGATGCCTCTGAGTCTGCCTATCACGTAGCGCTCCTGAATAAAGGGCCGAAAGTTTAATGCGTTATCATAAAAAAAGGCTGGATGAATATCCAGCCTGATTTGTGATTATCGTAACCGCCCTCGCGCCAGATTGAGCCGGGTCTCGCTAATTTGAGCCAGGTTCTGGCTGAGGTGGCAATGGGTGATGGCGATGGCCAGCGCATCCGCCGCATCCGCCTGCGGATTTGCCGGAAGTTTCAGCAAGGTACGCACCATATGCTGTACCTGGCTCTTTTCCGCGCTACCAATGCCGACGACGGTTTGCTTAACCTGGCGGGCGGCGTACTCAAAGACCGGCAGGTCCTGGTTCGTCGCCGCGACAATCGCCACTCCGCGCGCCTGCCCAAGCTTCAACGCCGAATCGGCATTTTTCGCCATAAAGACCTGCTCGATAGCGAAATAGTCAGGCTGGAACTGGGTAATAATTTCGGTGACGCCGGCGTAAATCAGCTTCAGCCGCGACGGCAAATCGTCTACTTTGGTGCGGATACATCCGCTGCCAAGGTAGCTCAACTGCCGTCCGACCTGGCGAATCACGCCATAACCGGTCACGCGTGACCCCGGGTCAATGCCGAGAATAATGGCCATCACGCGCCTCCAGTAATAACTCACCCGCAATACCGGCTACCGGCATCACAGCGTTGCGGCAACCTCATCAGAGATTTCGCCGTTATGATACACTTCCTGCACGTCGTCGCAGTCTTCCAGCATATCAATAAGACGCAGCAGCTTCGGCGCGGTTTCCGCATCCATATCCGCTTTAGTCGACGGGATCATTGAGACTTCAGCAGCATCGGCTTTCAGGCCTGCGGCTTCCAGCGCATCACGTACCGCGCCCATCTCTTCCCAGGCGGTGTAAACGTCAATGGCGCCGTCATCATAGGTGACAACGTCTTCAGCACCCGCTTCCAGCGCGGCTTCCATGATGGTGTCTTCGTCGCCTTTCTCGAAGGAGATCACGCCTTTTTTGCTGAACAGGTAGGCCACAGAACCGTCGGTTCCGAGGTTACCACCGGTTTTGGTAAAGGCGTGGCGCACTTCGGCTACGGTACGGTTACGGTTGTCGCTCAGACATTCAACCATTACCGCGGTGCCGCCCGGGCCGTAACCTTCATAAATGATGGTTTCCATGTTCGCGTCTTCATCACCGCCGACGCCGCGCGCGATGGCGCGGTTCAGGGTGTCGCGAGTCATGTTGTTGGACAGCGCTTTATCTACCGCCGCGCGCAGACGCGGGTTGGATGCCGGATCGCCGCCGCCCAGACGCGCAGCGGTGACCAGCTCGCGAATGATTTTAGTAAAGATCTTACCGCGCTTGGCATCTTGCGCCGCTTTGCGGTGTTTGGTGTTGGCCCATTTACTATGACCTGCCATAAAAAACTCTCCAAAAAAGCCGTCTTTCCGCGGCAAACGCCGCGGGAAGTTACCCGGCGTTAATTACAAATTCTTCAATCGCCTGCCGGTTGCTCCACGATTTAGTTAGCGCGGCGGCATCCGACGCGCTAACCCAGCGGTAATCCAGATGTTCAGTGAAAACAATCTGGCGCTCATGGGGCAGCGCAAGACGGAACCAGAATTCCGTATTGCGCTCGACGCCCGGCGCATAGCGATGACGTAAGTGAGAAAATATCTCGAACTCCACCGTACGCTGACAGTCAATTAAGGCCAGTTGCTCGCGAGCAACGTCAATGGCGACCTCTTCCTTTACTTCGCGCGCGGCGGCCTGCAACGCGGTTTCCCCCTCTTCCAGGCTGCCGGTAACCGACTGCCAGAAAGCGGGATCGTCGCGTCGCTGCAACATCAGCACCCGCTTCGTATCTTCGGCGTAAATCACCACCAGAACGGAGACGGGCAGCTTGAATGACATCTTAGTTGTTCTCCGGAGACTCTTTTGCCTCTTTCGCCACAACCTGAATCCCCAGTTCGCCTAACGCGGCAGGATTCGCGAAGCTCGGCGCTTCGGTCATCAGGCACGCGGCAGCCGTGGTTTTCGGGAAGGCGATAACGTCACGGATGTTATCGGTACCGGTCAGCAGCATGGTCAGGCGATCGAGGCCAAACGCCAGGCCGGCGTGCGGCGGGGTACCGTATTTCAGCGCATCCAGCAGGAAGCCGAATTTTTCACGCTGTTCTTGTTCGTTAATGCCCAGAATACCAAACACGGTTTGCTGCATTTCACCGCTGTGGATACGCACCGAACCACCACCGACTTCGTAGCCATTGATGACCATGTCGTAGGCGTTAGCCACAGCGTCTTCCGGCGCGGCTTTCAGCTCAGCGGCGGTCATATCTTTCGGCGAGGTGAACGGGTGGTGCATCGCGGTCAGGCCGCCTTCACCGTCGTCTTCGAACATTGGGAAGTCGATAACCCACAGCGGCGCCCATTTGGTCTCGTCGGTGAGATTCAGGTCTTTGCCCAGCTTCAGACGCAGCGCGCCGAGGGCATCAGCAACCACTTTCTTGTTGTCAGCGCCGAAGAAGATCATGTCGCCGTCCTGCGCGCCGGTACGCTCAAGGATAGCTTCCACGATTTCGGCGTTGAGGAATTTCGCCACCGGGCTATTGATGCCTTCAAGGCCCTTCGCACGCTCGGTTACTTTAATATAGGCCAACCCTTTCGCACCGTAGATCTGCACGAATTTGCCGTATTCATCAATCTGTTTACGGGTCAGCGCCGCACCGCCCGGTACGCGTAAGGCAGCAACGCGGCCTTTGGCGTCGTTAGCCGGGCCGGAGAAGACGGCGAATTCGACCGCTTTCACCAGATCGGCTACGTCTACCAGCTCAATCGGGTTACGCAGGTCCGGTTTATCAGAACCGTAACGACGTTCCGCTTCGGCAAAGGTCATCACCGGGAATTGACCGAGGTCTACGCCCTTCACGTCCTGCCACAGCTTACGAACCAGCTCTTCCATCACTTCACGCACCTGCGGCGCGGTCATGAACGAGGTTTCAACATCAATCTGAGTAAATTCAGGCTGACGGTCGGCACGCAGGTCTTCGTCGCGGAAGCATTTGACTATCTGATAGTAACGATCGAAACCGGACATCATTAGTAGCTGTTTGAACAGCTGCGGAGATTGCGGCAGCGCGTAGAATTTACCTTTATGTACGCGCGACGGCACGAGGTAGTCACGCGCGCCTTCCGGCGTGGCTTTAGTCAGCATCGGGGTTTCGATATCAAGGAACCCGTGATCGTCCATGAAGCGGCGCACGAAGCTGGTGATTTTGGCGCGGGTTTTCAGGCGCTGAGCCATTTCCGGACGACGCAGGTCCAGATAGCGGTATTTCAGGCGCGCTTCTTCGGTGTTGACGTGGTTGGAGTCCAGCGGCAGCGCTTCCGCGCGGTTGATGATGGTCAGGTCAGACGCCAGCACTTCGATTTCGCCGGTGGCCATCTCGCGGTTGACGTTGCGCTCTTCACGCGCACGCACGGTGCCGGTGATTTGGATGCAGAACTCATTACGCAGTTCGGAAGCCAGTTTTAATGCATCCGCACGATCCGGATCGAAAAACACCTGCACGATGCCTTCACGGTCGCGCATATCGATGAAGATAAGGCTACCGAGATCACGACGACGGTTGACCCAACCACACAGGGTCACTTGCTGCCCCACGTGGGACTGACGTAGCTGTCCGCAATATTCTGTACGCATGAGATATCCCTTAACTTAGCCGCAGGCGGATGTTGCCTGCCATGCAGGCGACGAGGTCGCAGCTTTGCTGAATGTCACTACTGAATGAAAAAAGGCGGCTATTATACTGGAAATTCTGTCTGACGATAAGCCCGACGCAGTTTGTACGCTGCTTTGCTGCGCGCTTATTGCTTGTGCTCACATAAATTAACAAAATTTGTTACCCTTGAGCTGAATTAGCAACGGTATTGTAGCGGCCTGACAAGAGAACAAGATACGGGGATACCATGTTAGAACTCAATGCGAAAAAAACCGCGCTGGTCATTATTGACCTGCAAGAAGGCATTTTACCTTTTGCCGGCGGTCCGCACCGCGCCGACGAGGTGGTGACGCGCGCGGCAAAGCTGGCTGAAAAATGTCGTCAACAGGGTTCGCCCGTCATCATGGTTCGAGTGGGCTGGTCCGCCGATTTCGCCGAAGCGTTAAAACAGCCGGTAGATGCCCAGACTGGCGCCGTAAAATTACCTGAAAACTGGTGGGTCTATCCGCCGGCGCTCGGCAAACAGGATAGCGATATCGAAGTCACGAAACGCCAGTGGGGCGCGTTCTACGGCACCGATCTTGAACTGCAGCTTCGCCGCCGTGGTATCGACACCATTATTCTGTGCGGCATCTCCACCAATATCGGCGTGGAATCCACCGCCCGCAATGCCTGGGAATTGGGTTTCAGTCTGGTCATCGCCGAGGATGCATGCAGCGCCGCCTCCGCCGAACAGCATCAGGGCAGTATGACCCATATCTTCCCGCGCATCGCCCGCGTGCGCAGCACTGAGGACATTCTCGCCGCCTTATGATTTATATCGGGCTCCCGCAATGGTCGCACCCTAAATGGGTGCGCCTTGGCATC contains the following coding sequences:
- the mepM gene encoding murein DD-endopeptidase MepM, with translation MQQIARAVTQAFNNLPRPHRVMLGSLSVLTLAVAVWRPYIYHPESAPIVRTIELEKSEIRSLLPEASEPIDQAPQEEEAIPQDELDDKSDSDSGGHEYVVSTGDTLSSILNQYGIDMGDIAQLSSADKELRNLKIGQQLSWTLTADGDLQSLTWEMSRRETRTYNRVANGFKMSSELQKGDWVNNVLKGTVGGSFVSSARDAGLTSSEISAVIKAMQWQMDFRKLKKGDEFSVLMSREMLDGKREQSQLLGVRLRSDGKDYYAIRAEDGKFYDRNGTGLAKGFLRFPTSRQFRVSSNFNPRRLNPVTGRVAPHRGVDFAMPQGTPVLSVGDGEVVVAKRSGAAGYYVAVRHGRTYTTRYMHLRKLLVKPGQKVKRGDRIALSGNTGRSTGPHLHYEVWINQQAVNPLTAKLPRTEGLTGSDRTDYLAQAKEVIPQLRFD
- the lpxM gene encoding lauroyl-Kdo(2)-lipid IV(A) myristoyltransferase (LpxM is lauroyl-Kdo(2)-lipid IV(A) myristoyltransferase, an enzyme characterized in Escherichia coli and involved in biosynthesis of the form of lipid A found in that species and some closely related species.) — translated: MRTGHGNEKNNIEFIPKFEKSFLLPRYWGAWLGVFAFAGIALTPPSFRDPILGKLGRFVGRLAKSSRRRAQINLLYCFPEKSEQEREAIIDAMYMSAPQAMVMMAELGMRDPQRVMSRVDWQGKEIIDELQRNNEKVIFLVPHAWGVDIPAMLMASGGQKMAAMFHNQGNPVFDYVWNTVRRRFGGRMHARNDGIKPFIQSVRQGYWGYYLPDQDHGAEHSEFVDFFATYKATLPAIGRLMKVCRARVVPLFPVYDGKTHRLTVLVRPPMDDLLEADDTTIARRMNEEVEIFVRPHPEQYTWILKLLKTRKPGETEPYKRNELFPKK
- the pyk gene encoding pyruvate kinase, encoding MSRRLRRTKIVTTLGPATDRDNNLEKVIAAGANVVRMNFSHGTPEDHQLRADKVREIAAKLGRHVAILGDLQGPKIRVSTFKEGKIFLNIGDKFLLDANLGKGEGDKEKVGIDYKGLPADVVPGDILLLDDGRVQLKVLEVQGMKVFTEVTVGGPLSNNKGINKLGGGLSAEALTDKDKADIVTAAKIGVDYLAVSFPRCGEDLNYARRLARDAGCDAKIVAKVERAEAVCDQDAMDDVILASDVVMVARGDLGVEIGDPELVGIQKALIRRARQLNRSVITATQMMESMITNPMPTRAEVMDVANAVLDGTDAVMLSAETAAGQYPSETVAAMARVCLGAEKIPSLNVSKHRLDVQFDNVEEAIAMSAMYAANHLKGITAIITMTESGRTALMTSRISSGLPIFALSRHERTLNLTALYRGVTPVHFDSHNDGVAAAHDAVNLLRDKGYLVSGDLVVVTQGDVMSTIGSTNTTRILTVE
- the znuB gene encoding zinc ABC transporter permease subunit ZnuB — encoded protein: MIELLLPGWLAGMMLACAAGPLGSFVVWRRMSYFGDTLAHASLLGVAFGLLLNVNPFYAVIVVTLLLAGGLVWLEKRPHLAVDTLLGIMAHSALSLGLVVVSLMSNVRVDLMAYLFGDLLAVTPQDLISIALGVVVVVAILLWQWRNLLAMTISPDLAFVDGVKLQRVKLLLMLVTALTIGVAMKFVGALIITSLLIIPAATARRFARTPEQMAAVAVGVGMLAVTGGLTFSAFYDTPAGPSVVLCAAALFVLSMMKKTAS
- the ruvB gene encoding Holliday junction branch migration DNA helicase RuvB, whose product is MIEADRLVSGDSIGFEEAADRAIRPKLLAEYVGQPQVRSQMEIFIQAAKLRGDALDHLLIFGPPGLGKTTLANIVANEMGVNLRTTSGPVLEKAGDLAAMLTNLEPHDVLFIDEIHRLSPVVEEVLYPAMEDYQLDIMIGEGPAARSIKIDLPPFTLIGATTRAGSLTSPLRDRFGIVQRLEFYQVPDLQHIVGRSARHMGLEMSEEGALEVARRARGTPRIANRLLRRVRDFAEVRHDGSISAEIAAQALDMLNVDAEGFDYMDRKLLLAVIDKFFGGPVGLDNLAAAIGEERETIEDVLEPYLIQQGFLQRTPRGRMATVRAWNHFGITPPEMP
- the znuC gene encoding zinc ABC transporter ATP-binding protein ZnuC, whose product is MTNLVTLEKVAVVYGQRRVLSDISLTLKPGKILTLLGPNGAGKSTLVRVVLGLVTPTEGAIQREKNLRIGYVPQKLHLDATMPLTVSRFMRLRPGTRKQDIMPALQRVQAGHLIDAPMQKLSGGETQRVLLARALLNQPQLLVLDEPTQGVDVNGQVALYDLINQLRQELNCAVLMVSHDLHLVMAKTDEVLCLNQHICCSGTPEVVSMHPEFISMFGPRGAEQLGIYRHQHNHRHDLQGRIVLRRGNGR
- the ruvA gene encoding Holliday junction branch migration protein RuvA, whose amino-acid sequence is MIGRLRGIILEKQPPLVLLETGGVGYEVHMPMTCFYELPEAGQEAIVFTHFVVREDAQLLYGFNNKQERTLFKELIKTNGVGPKLALAILSGMSAQQFVNAVEREEVASLVKLPGIGKKTAERLIVEMKDRFKGLHGDLFTPAADLVLTTPAGPTADDAEQEAVAALVALGYKPQEASRMVSKIARPDANSETLIREALRAAL
- the znuA gene encoding zinc ABC transporter substrate-binding protein ZnuA, with translation MLHKNTLLCAGLSAAFLFAHAPVANAAVVASMKPLGFIASAIADGVTETQVLLPDGASEHDYSLRPSDVKRLQNADLVVWIGPEMEAFMDKSTQSIAEQKKVTIAQLDGVKPLLIKGTDDDDDEHGHEHANGEKSDGDHHHGIYNMHLWLSPEIARLSAVAIHDKLLELMPQSRAKLDANLKEFEAKLAATDKQVSNELAPVKGKGYFVFHDAYGYYEKHYGLTSLGHFTVNPEIQPGAQRLHEIRTQLVEQKATCVFAEPQFRPAVIEAVARGTSVRMGTLDPLGIGIKLGKDSYPQFLSQLGHQYSSCLKGD